The Rhodococcus antarcticus DNA segment GCAGGCGTTCGACGACTTCGTCACCGCCCGCGGGCTGCGACCGGTGCTCGATCCCGCCCGGGTGCGGGCCGTGGAGGAGCGGGCCGTGGCAGTGGCCGGGGTGCTGCCGTGAGCGGCCCCGGGGCCCGGGTGATCCCGCTGCACCCGCAGGGCACGACCGACCTGCCCGCCCCGGAGTCCCTCGACGAGCCGGTGGCGGTCCCGGAGCCCTCGGCGGTGCAGCGCCAGGTGGCCGGGGCGGCAGCGTTCCTGCGGCGACGTCTGACCGGGGACTACACCGTGGACGAGTTCGGCTTCGACCCCGACCTCAACGACCACGTGATGATCCCGGCCCTGCGGCCGCTCTACGACACGTGGTTCCGGGTCGAGGTGTCGGGCCTGCACAACGTGCCGTCGGAGGGGGCGGCGCTGGTGGTGGCCAACCACTCCGGGGTGATCCCGCTGGACGCCCTGATGACCACCGTGGCCCTGCACGACCACCACCCCGCGTCGCGATCGCTGCGGATGCTGGCCGCGGACCTGGCGCTGGCGACTCCCGTGCTGGGCAGCCTCACCCGCAAGGCGGGGCACACCCTGGCCTGCGCTCCCGACGCGGAGCGCCTGCTCAACGCGGGGGAGGTGGTCGGGGTGTGGCCGGAGGGCTTCAAGGGCATCGGAAAACCCTTCGCGGACCGCTACAAGCTCCAGCGGTTCGGGCGGGGCGGCTTCGTCTCCGCTGCGCTGCGCACGGGGGCGCCCATCATCCCGTGCTCCATCGTGGGGGCGGAGGAGACCTACCCGATGATCGGCGACATCCGGTTCCTCGCCCGCCTGCTGGGGTTCCCCTACTTCCCGGTGACCCCGTTGTTCCCGCTGCTGGGTCCGCTGGGTGTCGTCCCGCTGCCGTCGAAGTGGTACATCGAGTTCGGCGAGCCCATCGAGACCACCGAGCTCGGCCCGGCGGCGGCCGAGGACCCGATGCTGGTGTTCAACCTCACCGACCAGGTGCGCGAGACGATCCAGCAGACGCTCTACCGGCTGCTCTCCCAGCGCCGGGGCGTGTTCACCGGCTGACCGGCATCAGGCGTTGCGGCGGTGGCTGATCCCGGCCGCGACCGCACCGGCCACTGCACCCGCGCCGAGGACGGAGGGGACACCGATCCGCGCGGCGCGGCGCCCGGTGCGGAAGTCGCGCACCTGCCAGCCGCGGGCGCGCGCGAGCTCGCGCAGGTCCTGGTCCGGGTTCACCGCGACGGCGGTGCCGACGGCGGAGAGCATCGGCACGTCGTTGTGGCTGTCGGAGTAGGCCGTGCACCGACGCAGGTTGAGTCCCTCCCGCGCCGCCAGCGCCCGCACCGCCTGGGCCTTGGCCGGCCCGTGCAGGATGTCGCCGACGAGCCGGCCGGTGAAGACGCCGTCCGCGCTCTCGGCGACCGTGCCGAGCGCCCCGGTGAGCCCCAGGCGGCGCGCGATGATCTGCGCCAGCTCCACCGGGGTGGCCGTCACCAGCCACACCTGCTGACCCGCGTCGAGGTGCATCTGGGCCAGCGCCCGGGTGCCCGCCCAGATCTTGTCGGCGATGAGCTCGTCGAAGATCTCCTCGCCGAGCCGGGTGATCTCCGCGGTCTCTCGGCCGGCGACGAAGGAGAGGGCCTGCTCGCGGCCGGTGGCGACGCTGGTGGCGCTCTCCCTGCCGCTGACCCGGAACAGGAGCTGCTTCCACGCCATCCCGGCGAGGTCGGACCCGGTGAAGTACTTGCGGGCCGCGAGGCCGCGGGCGAAGTGGAAGATCGACGCGCCCATGATCATGGTGTTGTCGACGTCGAAGAAGGCGGCTGCGGTGAGGTCCCGCGGCACCACCAGGGTGTCGGCCGGGTGGCCGTCCCCGGCGTTGTCCAGGGCGACCTGGGCCATCGCGGCGTCCGCGCTGGCCTCGCCCGCGGCGGTCGCGCGCAGCTGGGCGGGAGTGGGGGTGGAGCGGCGGAACCGGCCGGTCGCGCTGGCCACGGTCACCTCCTCGCCTCGTGCTGCGTGCACCCGTGTCCTACCGGTCCGAGCGTAGCCGCCCGGCGCGACGGGGTTCGGGGCTCAGCCTCCGATGGTGATGGGGGGCAGCCCGGGCAGGATCGGTCCGATGGTCACCGGGGGGATGATCGGCAGCGGGACGGAGACGGTGGACGGCAGCAGCGACGGGACCGGCAGGGGCAGCGGGGGGACGCTGGTGCCTCCCGTGGGCAGCGGCAGCGGCAGCGCGGGCTGGGTGGGTGCGGCTGGCACGGTGCCGGCGACGCCGCCGGGGTCCTGACCGCCGGAGCCCGGAGCCGTGGAGCCCGGACCTGTGGAGCCCGGACCTGTGGAGCCCGGACCTGTGGAGCCTGGGTCGGACCCCCCCGGGCCGGACCCGGTACCGCCGCCCTGCTGTGCGTCCGGCGCGGCCGCACCGGTGGTGGCCGTCGACGGCGGGAGCACCGGGGCTGTCGGGGCGGTGCCCGTGGTGCCGGCGGCGCTGGAGCAGGCCGTGGTCGCCGGCAGCGGCCCGAGGTCGTCGGTCCTGCCGCTGGTGATCGGGCTGCAGGCCAGGCGGGCGCTGAGGGCATCCGCCCGGCCCCGGACCTGCTCGAGCACCCCGACGGAGGAGTCGAGGCGGGGCTGCGCGGCGCTGGGCAGCTGCGCACGCAGCGCGTCCAGGCGGGCGGACTGGCCCTGTGCCCAGGTGGCGAGGGAGCTCAGTGCCGTCGGGTCGCCCGCCACGCCGGTCGTGGTGAGCAGGCCGGAGCCGGCGGTGGACTGGGAGTCGACGTCGTCGAGGAGCGTGCCCACCGTCGCGGGATCGACCTGCTCGACCGCGACGAGGACGACCCCGCCGCTGCCGGTCCCGAGGGCCGAGCTGCTGGCGCGGTCGACCAGGGCGCCGAGCTCGTCCACCCGCCGGGCGGCGTAGTCCAGGTGCCGCAGGCCGCGGTCGACGTCGCCGAAGGTGAGCTCGAGCCGGGTGGTCTCGCCGGCCCGCTTCAGGGAGTAGAGGGCGTCCCCGGGCAGGGCGTCGCGGCTCAGCACCAGGCTGATGCCGCTGAGCGCGACCACCAGGCAGAGGGCGGCCGCCGCGGCGACCAGGAAGCGGCCACGAGCGCCGTGACCGGTGCGTCGACGGGCTGCCAGCTCGACAACCTGGACCTGCTCGACCCGCTCGACCTGCACCTGCTCGACCGACCCGGGCGTGGCCGCCGGACCGGTGGAGGGCGCAGCACCGGGGACGACGGTGGGAGCCCCGTCCGCCAGGCCGGCGAGCACCCGCGTCCGCATGCGGTCACGGGCGTTGGACGACGGGGAGAGCGCGGGCGCCAGGGCAGCGATCGAGGCCACGACCCGCAGCTCGTCGGAGGTGAGGTCCTGCAGGTCGGGTGGGGCACCGTTGGTGCCGGTGGGGAGCAGGTCCGGGGACGGGGCGTCGGAGCGAGGTGCTCCTCGACCCGGGCGTTCAGGCTGCAGTGCGGGCTCCACGCCGGGACCTCCCTCCCTCGTTCCGGACGTCCTCGGGGACGGCCGTCCGCCTGGTGCGAGGAGCCCCGGCCGAGGCCGGTTCTCCTGCTCTGGAGAACGACGGGGGTGGCCTGGGGGTACGGGGTCCGCGCCACTCGTGTCGATCATGGTATCCGTGGGGTTGTGGGTCAGCGGAGGTCAGCCGGGACGAGGCTGGCCAGGCGACGGACGGCGCGGTGCTGCAGCGCCTTGACCGCACCCTCGTTGCGTCCCATCACCACGGCCGTCTCGGCGACGGAGAGACCCTGCAGGAAGCGGAGGGAGATGCACTCGCGCTGGTCCTCCCCGAGCTGGTCCACGCACTCCATCAGCGCGGCGTTCACCGCGCCGGCGACCACCTCCGCCTCGGGGTCGTCGGAGGAGTCGGAGTCGCGGAACTCCGAGGTGGTCACCTCCAGCCGGTAGCGGCTGGACTTCACGTGGTCGAGCACGAGGTTGCGGGCGATGGTGACGAACCACGCGCCGACGTCCTTGCCCTGGTAGCTCACCGAGGTGATCCGGCGCAGCGCTCGCAGGAACGCCTCGCTGGTGAGGTCCTCGGCGAGCAGCCGGTCGCCCACGCGGTAGAGGACGAACCGGAAGACCATGTCGACGTAGCGGTCGTAGAGGGCGCCGAAGGCGGCCGTGTCGCCGGCCTGGGCCGCGTGCACCAGCGCCCACGTCGCCAGCACGTCGCGCTCCTCGGCGTCGGTGCGGCCCAGCGGGTGCGGCTCGGCCACGATCTCCAGCGCAGGTGCTGCCGGGTCGACGGGGTCGGTCCTGGGGGGCTCGACCGGATCGGCGCCGTCGCGGGGGCTGGGGGCGCTGGACAACGGTCGCGCGCTCACGCGCACCTCATCGGCGCGATCGTCGTTGGAGGGGCAGGACAGGGGCGGTCCGGAGCTCGGCAGCCGACATGTTCCACCCCCTCCTCGTCGTGGCGCGGGCGCCGCGGTGCGGACGTCCACGGTGACGTGGGCCAGATCATAGCCGTTGTTACCGCCCGGTAGCGGTCGACGCCGCGGGCCCTGTGCGGCGGGACGGGCGGGCCTCCTCCGGGCCACCCGGAAGAGACCGAGCCTGCTGGCAGACTTCGGGAGTGCCCACCCCTTCTCGCATCACGCTGCTCACCCGCGCGGGGTGCACCGCGTGCGACGCGGCAGCCGACCGGCTCGACGAGATCTGCGGGGAGCTGGGCCTGGTGTGGGCGTCGCTCGACGTGGATGCGGCCGCGGGCAGTGGCGACCGGGAGACCCGCGCGGAGTTCGGCGACCGGCTGCCGGTGGTGCTCCTGGACGGGCGGGAGCACAGCTACGGCGGCGTCGACGAGTCACGGTTGCGACACGATCTCCAGCTCGGTTGATCTTGGCCTCCAGTGGGTGGCCCCCCGAGCCGAGGTAGCTCCTGTCCGCGCCCATCCTTGCCGCGGCAGCGAACCGGAGCACCCCTGCCGTGCGAACCTACCTGCATGAGTGAGCAGCAGAACCCCCGCATCTCGGTACCCGCCTCGATCCTCGTGGGAGTACTGGCAGTTGGTGCGGCACTAGGGATCTCGAACCTGGTCGCCGGTCTCGTCAACCCGCCGTCGACGCCGTTCCTCGCAGTCGGCAACGCGGCGATCGACCGGACGCCCAAGGGGCTCCGTGAGTTCGGCATCAGCACGTTCGGGGCCAACGACAAGCCCGTGCTGCTGCTCGGCGTCGGCATCACCATGGTGATCCTGGGCGTCGTCGCAGGGCTGATCTCCCGGCGCCGGGCGCTGCCGGGGGTGATCCTGGTCGTCGTTCTCGGCGTGGTCGGGCTGGTGGCCGTCAACAGCCGCCCGAACACCACCACCGTCGGCCTCGTCTCTCCCGTGGTCGCCGCGGTGGCCGGAGTGGCGGCCCTGCTGCTGCTGCGGCGGGCCACGCTGGCCCGCTCCGGGCACGTCCTCACGGCCAAGAACGCCACCGCCACCGAGCTCGCCGCAGCCTCGCACCCGGCCGCGGACGGCACCCCGGTCGACGAGCCCGCGGGAAGCTCGCACGGGGTGTCCCGGCGTGGCTTCCTGGGCACCTCGGCCGGGGTCGCGGTGGTGGCCGGTGCGGCCGGCTACGGCGGACAGCTGCTCGGCCGCGTCGACATCGCGAGCTCGCAGGCCGGCGTGGGCACGATCGCCGCGCCCGACCCACTTCCGGCTCTCAAGGCCTCCGCCGACTTCTCCGCCGACAAGGGACTGCCGTTCATCACCTCGAACGCGGACTTCTACCGGGTGGACATCGCCCTCGGTGACGGTCCCGCGCTGACCACGCAGGACTGGTCGCTGCGCATCCACGGCATGGTGGACAAGGAGATCACCCTCAGCTTCGCCGAGCTGATCGCCCGGCCGCTCATCGAGAAGCGCCTCACGTTCACCTGCATCTCCTACGTCATCGGCAGCGAGCTCGTGAGCACCGCCGACTGGGTGGGGGTCTCGCTGACCGACCTGATCAAGGAGGCCGGACCGCAGGGCGGCGCCGACCAGATCTTCTCCACGAGCAGCGACGGGTACACCGCCAGCACGCCGCTGGCCGCGGTGCTGGAGGCCGACCGCGGTGCGATGCTCGCGGTGAACATGAACGGCGAGCCGCTGCCCCAGGTGCACGGGTTCCCGGTCCGGATGATCGTGCCGGGCTTCTACGGCTACTGCTCGGCCACCAAGTGGCTGGTCGACATCGAGGTGACGTCGTTCGCCGACAAGAAGGCCTACTGGACCACGCGCGACTACGCGGCGACCGCACCGGTGAAGACCGGGTCGAAGATCGTCTTCCCGAAGGGGCTCACCGAGCCCGTCCCCACCGGGACGGTGTCCGCCACCGGGGTCGCGTGGTCGCAGCCCAACGGCATCTCCAAGGTCGAGGTCCAGTTCGAGAACGGCAGCTGGATGGAGGCCCGCCTCGCCGACGACGAGGGGCCGAGCACGTGGCGGATGTGGCGGATCGACCTGCCCAACGTCAGCGCCGGCAACCACTTCCTCTCCTGCCGCGCCTACGACGGAAACGGTCAGCTCCAGACCGACGTCATGAGCCCGGTGCTCCCCGACGGACAGTCGGGCCTGCACCGCATCAACTTCTCGGCGCGCTGACGCCGGGAGCACCCCAGGGTCCGCCGTGGTCGATCCACTGTGGACCGTGAGGTGCGCGTGAGGTGAAGGTATCGATCGAGACTCGTTCTGCCCGTGGAGCTCAGCCGGGTCTGCGGTCGATGCTGAACCGTGATCTTCTCGGATCGAACCGGACGCAGGACTTCCTGCGTAGGTACACACGACGGCCCAGACGCACTGGGCCCGCAACTTGGAGGTTCCTCTCGTGAAGAAGACCCAGCGCCTCGCGGCAGTCGGCGCCCTCGCCGCCCTCACCCTCACCATCTCGGCCTGCAGCAGCGGGGAGACGGCGTCCACGACGTCGAGCTCCACCACCGCATCTGCCGCCAAGACCACCACCGCGGCGCCCTCCTCCTCGAAGGCCGCCACCGCCGGCTCGGCCGACGGCGTCACCAAGATCGACCAGATCTTCGGCCCGGCCTGCTCGCAGGTCCCCACCACGGGCCCCGGCTCCGCGGCCGGCATGGTCGACGCGGCCGTCGGCACCGCCGCCAGCAACAACCCGCTGTTCAAGACCCTCACCGCAGCGGTCACCGCGGCCGGCCTGGTCCCGACCCTGAACGACACCAAGGCGGCCTACACGGTCTTCGGCCCGATCGACTCCGCCTTCACGGCGCTGCCGGCCGGCACCCTCGACAAGCTCCTGGCCGACCCGTCGGGCCAGCTCACCACGATCCTGACCTACCACGTCATCCCCAAGCGCTACGACGCCGCCGGCCTGGTCGCCGCCGGTTCCGTCAAGTCCGTGCAGGGTGGCGAGGTCAAGATCACCGGCACCGCCGCCGCTCCCCTCATCAACGGCAACGAGGTCCTCTGCGGCAACATCCCGACCGCGAACGCCACCGTGTTCGCCATCGGCACCGTCCTGACCCCGCCGGCGAAGTAGTCCGAACCAGCTCCCCGAGCTGACGCACCACCGGAGCACCAGCACGACATCTGCACCCAGAGCGCCCCGGCCCACCGGCCGGGGCGCTCTGGTGCGTCCGGACCGTTCCGTCCACGACCCGTCGCCCTGAGCCGATCCCGCGTCGTCCGACGGTGTCCCCCCGCGCGAGGGTGGACATGGCGCACGCCACACCCGGTCACTTTGTGCCTGTCTTCACAAGCGGTTACCGTGGGGTCAACGCTGCAGGTGGGAGCCCCTCTCCGCCGTCCGGGCCACACTCCGGGCGCGCGCCGCCGGGGCATCGTCGAGACGAGCCAGTCCACCGCCGTGCCGAGCCCTCCGGGGTGGGGACCGCCACCGCTGGGAGAGCACACGTGAGCCAGCACCACCAGGCCCGGGGAGCCCTGGCTGGGCCGCGCCCCGTGGTGCCGGTGCCGGTGCCCGGCGTCGATCCCACGGCCACCCGGGCTGTCCCGGAGGCCACCGTGGTCCGGCTCGCCGTCTACCTCCGCGTGCTCTGCGCACTGGCGGAGGCAGGCACTCCGACGGTGTCCAGCGAGGAGCTCGCCACCGCGTCCGGGGTCGGCTCGGCCAAGCTCCGCAAGGACCTCTCGTTCCTGGGCTCCAACGGCACCCGCGGTGTCGGGTACG contains these protein-coding regions:
- a CDS encoding glutaredoxin family protein gives rise to the protein MPTPSRITLLTRAGCTACDAAADRLDEICGELGLVWASLDVDAAAGSGDRETRAEFGDRLPVVLLDGREHSYGGVDESRLRHDLQLG
- a CDS encoding fasciclin domain-containing protein encodes the protein MKKTQRLAAVGALAALTLTISACSSGETASTTSSSTTASAAKTTTAAPSSSKAATAGSADGVTKIDQIFGPACSQVPTTGPGSAAGMVDAAVGTAASNNPLFKTLTAAVTAAGLVPTLNDTKAAYTVFGPIDSAFTALPAGTLDKLLADPSGQLTTILTYHVIPKRYDAAGLVAAGSVKSVQGGEVKITGTAAAPLINGNEVLCGNIPTANATVFAIGTVLTPPAK
- a CDS encoding molybdopterin-dependent oxidoreductase, which produces MSEQQNPRISVPASILVGVLAVGAALGISNLVAGLVNPPSTPFLAVGNAAIDRTPKGLREFGISTFGANDKPVLLLGVGITMVILGVVAGLISRRRALPGVILVVVLGVVGLVAVNSRPNTTTVGLVSPVVAAVAGVAALLLLRRATLARSGHVLTAKNATATELAAASHPAADGTPVDEPAGSSHGVSRRGFLGTSAGVAVVAGAAGYGGQLLGRVDIASSQAGVGTIAAPDPLPALKASADFSADKGLPFITSNADFYRVDIALGDGPALTTQDWSLRIHGMVDKEITLSFAELIARPLIEKRLTFTCISYVIGSELVSTADWVGVSLTDLIKEAGPQGGADQIFSTSSDGYTASTPLAAVLEADRGAMLAVNMNGEPLPQVHGFPVRMIVPGFYGYCSATKWLVDIEVTSFADKKAYWTTRDYAATAPVKTGSKIVFPKGLTEPVPTGTVSATGVAWSQPNGISKVEVQFENGSWMEARLADDEGPSTWRMWRIDLPNVSAGNHFLSCRAYDGNGQLQTDVMSPVLPDGQSGLHRINFSAR
- a CDS encoding DUF5667 domain-containing protein, whose amino-acid sequence is MEPALQPERPGRGAPRSDAPSPDLLPTGTNGAPPDLQDLTSDELRVVASIAALAPALSPSSNARDRMRTRVLAGLADGAPTVVPGAAPSTGPAATPGSVEQVQVERVEQVQVVELAARRRTGHGARGRFLVAAAAALCLVVALSGISLVLSRDALPGDALYSLKRAGETTRLELTFGDVDRGLRHLDYAARRVDELGALVDRASSSALGTGSGGVVLVAVEQVDPATVGTLLDDVDSQSTAGSGLLTTTGVAGDPTALSSLATWAQGQSARLDALRAQLPSAAQPRLDSSVGVLEQVRGRADALSARLACSPITSGRTDDLGPLPATTACSSAAGTTGTAPTAPVLPPSTATTGAAAPDAQQGGGTGSGPGGSDPGSTGPGSTGPGSTGPGSTAPGSGGQDPGGVAGTVPAAPTQPALPLPLPTGGTSVPPLPLPVPSLLPSTVSVPLPIIPPVTIGPILPGLPPITIGG
- a CDS encoding lysophospholipid acyltransferase family protein; translation: MSGPGARVIPLHPQGTTDLPAPESLDEPVAVPEPSAVQRQVAGAAAFLRRRLTGDYTVDEFGFDPDLNDHVMIPALRPLYDTWFRVEVSGLHNVPSEGAALVVANHSGVIPLDALMTTVALHDHHPASRSLRMLAADLALATPVLGSLTRKAGHTLACAPDAERLLNAGEVVGVWPEGFKGIGKPFADRYKLQRFGRGGFVSAALRTGAPIIPCSIVGAEETYPMIGDIRFLARLLGFPYFPVTPLFPLLGPLGVVPLPSKWYIEFGEPIETTELGPAAAEDPMLVFNLTDQVRETIQQTLYRLLSQRRGVFTG
- a CDS encoding sigma-70 family RNA polymerase sigma factor; this translates as MSARPLSSAPSPRDGADPVEPPRTDPVDPAAPALEIVAEPHPLGRTDAEERDVLATWALVHAAQAGDTAAFGALYDRYVDMVFRFVLYRVGDRLLAEDLTSEAFLRALRRITSVSYQGKDVGAWFVTIARNLVLDHVKSSRYRLEVTTSEFRDSDSSDDPEAEVVAGAVNAALMECVDQLGEDQRECISLRFLQGLSVAETAVVMGRNEGAVKALQHRAVRRLASLVPADLR
- a CDS encoding HAD family hydrolase; amino-acid sequence: MTVASATGRFRRSTPTPAQLRATAAGEASADAAMAQVALDNAGDGHPADTLVVPRDLTAAAFFDVDNTMIMGASIFHFARGLAARKYFTGSDLAGMAWKQLLFRVSGRESATSVATGREQALSFVAGRETAEITRLGEEIFDELIADKIWAGTRALAQMHLDAGQQVWLVTATPVELAQIIARRLGLTGALGTVAESADGVFTGRLVGDILHGPAKAQAVRALAAREGLNLRRCTAYSDSHNDVPMLSAVGTAVAVNPDQDLRELARARGWQVRDFRTGRRAARIGVPSVLGAGAVAGAVAAGISHRRNA